Proteins from a genomic interval of Rickettsiales bacterium:
- a CDS encoding MotA/TolQ/ExbB proton channel family protein, protein GGKTMEEFYYYAKEKTDNPMSRIFVAGMYECYEKKGKRRPLKRAERALNNASIRELNFIEKNLSFLATVGSSAPFVGLFGTVLGIMNSFQAIAVTQNTSLGVVAPGIASALFATAIGLFAAIPAVIFYNKFNSEVSRLAVEVDDFVDELLIYIDREFE, encoded by the coding sequence AGGCGGTAAAACCATGGAAGAATTTTACTATTACGCAAAAGAAAAAACTGATAATCCAATGTCTAGAATTTTCGTAGCAGGAATGTATGAATGCTATGAAAAGAAAGGCAAAAGAAGGCCACTTAAAAGAGCAGAAAGAGCATTAAATAATGCATCTATTCGTGAATTGAATTTCATTGAAAAAAATCTATCATTCCTTGCAACAGTTGGTTCTTCAGCACCTTTCGTTGGGTTATTTGGAACAGTTCTTGGTATTATGAATTCCTTTCAAGCAATTGCAGTTACTCAAAACACTAGCCTCGGTGTTGTTGCACCTGGTATTGCATCAGCGTTATTTGCAACCGCAATCGGCTTATTTGCTGCAATCCCAGCGGTAATTTTTTACAATAAATTTAATAGTGAAGTTAGCAGGCTTGCAGTTGAAGTTGATGATTTCGTTGATGAGCTTCTAATTTATATTGATAGAGAATTTGAGTAG